From a region of the Cucumis sativus cultivar 9930 chromosome 6, Cucumber_9930_V3, whole genome shotgun sequence genome:
- the CAG3 gene encoding floral homeotic protein AGAMOUS — protein sequence MFQNQEEKMSDSPQRKMGRGKIEIKRIENTTNRQVTFCKRRNGLLKKAYELSVLCDAEVALIVFSSRGRLYEYANNSVKATIDRYKKASSDSSNTGSTSEANTQFYQQEAAKLRVQIGNLQNSNRNMLGESLSSLTAKDLKGLETKLEKGISRIRSKKNELLFAEIEYMRKREIDLHNNNQMLRAKIAESERNVNMMGGEFELMQSHPYDPRDFFQVNGLQHNHQYPRQDNMALQLV from the exons ATGTTCCAGAATCAAGAAGAGAAGATGTCAGACTCGCCTCAGAGGAAGATGGGAAGAGGAAAGATTGAGATTAAGAGGATTGAAAATACAACAAATCGTCAAGTCACTTTCTGTAAGAGAAGAAATGGGTTGCTTAAAAAAGCTTATGAACTTTCTGTTCTTTGTGATGCTGAAGTTGCTCTCATCGTTTTCTCAAGCCGTGGCCGCCTCTATGAATATGCTAACAACAG TGTGAAGGCAACAATTGATAGATATAAGAAAGCATCCTCAGATTCCTCCAACACTGGATCTACTTCTGAAGCTAACACTCAG TTTTATCAACAAGAAGCTGCCAAACTCCGAGTTCAGATTGGTAACTTACAGAACTCAAACAG GAACATGCTAGGCGAGTCTCTAAGTTCTCTGACTGCAAAAGATCTGAAAGGCCTGGAGACCAAACTTGAGAAAGGAATTAGTAGAATTAGGTCCAAAAAG AATGAACTCCTGTTTGCTGAGATTGAGTATATGCGAAAAAGG GAAATTGATTTGCACAACAACAATCAGATGCTTCGGGCAAAG ATAGCTGAGAGTGAAAGAAATGTGAACATGATGGGAGGAGAATTTGAGCTGATGCAATCTCATCCGTACGATCCAAGAGACTTCTTCCAAGTGAACGGCTTACAGCATAATCATCAATATCCACGCCAAGACAACATGGCTCTTCAATTAGTATaa
- the LOC101219776 gene encoding GDSL esterase/lipase At1g29670: MGMAASGVLQTNQRPCSFFLALLLITTAFSSSNAQQQSQVPCYFIFGDSLVDNGNNNRLSSLARADYLPYGIDFPRGPTGRFSNGKTTVDVIAELLGFNGYIPPYSNTRGRDILRGVNYASAAAGIREETGQQLGGRISFSGQVRNHQNIVTQIVNILGDENTAADYLNKCIYSIGLGSNDYLNNYFMPQIYSSSRQYAPDQYAQILIQQYTQQLSILYDNGARKFVLFGVGQIGCSPNALASSPDGRSCNQRYNFANQLFNNRLKGLVDQLNRNQPDARFIYIDSYGIFQDIINSPSSFGFRVTNAGCCGIGRNNGQITCLPFQTPCANRREYLFWDAFHPTEAGNSIVGRRAYSAQRSSDAYPIDIRRLAQL, encoded by the exons ATGGGTATGGCTGCCAGTGGGGTGCTTCAAACTAATCAACGTCCAtgctctttctttcttgctttGCTTCTTATCACTACtgctttctcttcttccaatGCTCAGCAACAATCCCAAGTTCCTTgctatttcatttttggtGACTCTTTAGTTGACAATGGTAACAACAatcgtctttcttctttggCTCGTGCCGACTACCTCCCTTACGGTATCGACTTCCCTCGTGGCCCAACTGGAAGATTCTCCAATGGCAAAACCACCGTTGACGTCATTG CGGAGTTGTTGGGGTTTAATGGCTACATCCCTCCCTATTCCAACACGAGAGGCCGAGACATACTTCGAGGTGTGAACTACGCGTCTGCAGCAGCAGGAATCAGAGAGGAAACTGGCCAACAAttg GGAGGGCGAATTAGCTTTAGTGGGCAAGTAAGAAATCACCAAAACATAGTTACACAAATCGTAAATATTCTTGGTGATGAAAATACAGCTGCTGATTACTTGAACAAGTGTATATATTCAATTGGATTGGGTAGCAACGACTACCTTAACAACTATTTCATGCCTCAAATCTATTCGTCAAGTCGTCAATACGCGCCTGATCAATACGCTCAAATTCTCATTCAACAATACACACAACAGTTATCG ATATTGTATGACAATGGAGCAAGGAAGTTTGTGTTGTTTGGAGTGGGCCAAATTGGGTGCAGCCCAAATGCATTGGCAAGTAGCCCAGATGGGAGAAGTTGTAATCAAAGATACAACTTTGCAAATCAATTGTTCAACAACAGATTGAAAGGCCTTGTGGATCAACTCAACAGAAATCAGCCTGATGCTAGATTCATTTACATCGACTCTTATGGCATTTTCCAAGATATCATTAACAGCCCTTCATCTTTTg GTTTTAGAGTTACAAATGCTGGATGCTGTGGGATTGGGAGGAACAATGGCCAAATAACATGTTTGCCTTTTCAAACTCCTTGTGCCAACAGAAGAGAATATCTATTTTGGGATGCCTTCCATCCAACTGAGGCTGGAAACTCCATTGTTGGAAGAAGAGCTTACAGCGCTCAACGTTCCTCCGATGCCTACCCAATCGACATTCGTCGCCTTGCTCAACTCTAG
- the CAG3 gene encoding floral homeotic protein AGAMOUS isoform X2, which produces MFQNQEEKMSDSPQRKMGRGKIEIKRIENTTNRQVTFCKRRNGLLKKAYELSVLCDAEVALIVFSSRGRLYEYANNSVKATIDRYKKASSDSSNTGSTSEANTQFYQQEAAKLRVQIGNLQNSNRNMLGESLSSLTAKDLKGLETKLEKGISRIRSKKVGFHHCFLIIYLYISMRNKLVNNFLFLALSLFQNELLFAEIEYMRKREIDLHNNNQMLRAKIAESERNVNMMGGEFELMQSHPYDPRDFFQVNGLQHNHQYPRQDNMALQLV; this is translated from the exons ATGTTCCAGAATCAAGAAGAGAAGATGTCAGACTCGCCTCAGAGGAAGATGGGAAGAGGAAAGATTGAGATTAAGAGGATTGAAAATACAACAAATCGTCAAGTCACTTTCTGTAAGAGAAGAAATGGGTTGCTTAAAAAAGCTTATGAACTTTCTGTTCTTTGTGATGCTGAAGTTGCTCTCATCGTTTTCTCAAGCCGTGGCCGCCTCTATGAATATGCTAACAACAG TGTGAAGGCAACAATTGATAGATATAAGAAAGCATCCTCAGATTCCTCCAACACTGGATCTACTTCTGAAGCTAACACTCAG TTTTATCAACAAGAAGCTGCCAAACTCCGAGTTCAGATTGGTAACTTACAGAACTCAAACAG GAACATGCTAGGCGAGTCTCTAAGTTCTCTGACTGCAAAAGATCTGAAAGGCCTGGAGACCAAACTTGAGAAAGGAATTAGTAGAATTAGGTCCAAAAAGGTTGGTTTTCATCattgtttcttaattatatatttatatatttctatgaGAAACAAATTAGTTaacaactttttgtttcttgctctctctctcttccagAATGAACTCCTGTTTGCTGAGATTGAGTATATGCGAAAAAGG GAAATTGATTTGCACAACAACAATCAGATGCTTCGGGCAAAG ATAGCTGAGAGTGAAAGAAATGTGAACATGATGGGAGGAGAATTTGAGCTGATGCAATCTCATCCGTACGATCCAAGAGACTTCTTCCAAGTGAACGGCTTACAGCATAATCATCAATATCCACGCCAAGACAACATGGCTCTTCAATTAGTATaa
- the CAG3 gene encoding floral homeotic protein AGAMOUS isoform X3 translates to MSKHYQSPLTRMIKEEGKGKLQIKGMFQNQEEKMSDSPQRKMGRGKIEIKRIENTTNRQVTFCKRRNGLLKKAYELSVLCDAEVALIVFSSRGRLYEYANNSVKATIDRYKKASSDSSNTGSTSEANTQFYQQEAAKLRVQIGNLQNSNRNMLGESLSSLTAKDLKGLETKLEKGISRIRSKKNELLFAEIEYMRKREIDLHNNNQMLRAKIAESERNVNMMGGEFELMQSHPYDPRDFFQVNGLQHNHQYPRQDNMALQLV, encoded by the exons ATGTCCAAGCATTATCAGTCACCACTCACAAGAATGATtaaggaagaaggaaag GGTAAGTTGCAAATAAAGGGGATGTTCCAGAATCAAGAAGAGAAGATGTCAGACTCGCCTCAGAGGAAGATGGGAAGAGGAAAGATTGAGATTAAGAGGATTGAAAATACAACAAATCGTCAAGTCACTTTCTGTAAGAGAAGAAATGGGTTGCTTAAAAAAGCTTATGAACTTTCTGTTCTTTGTGATGCTGAAGTTGCTCTCATCGTTTTCTCAAGCCGTGGCCGCCTCTATGAATATGCTAACAACAG TGTGAAGGCAACAATTGATAGATATAAGAAAGCATCCTCAGATTCCTCCAACACTGGATCTACTTCTGAAGCTAACACTCAG TTTTATCAACAAGAAGCTGCCAAACTCCGAGTTCAGATTGGTAACTTACAGAACTCAAACAG GAACATGCTAGGCGAGTCTCTAAGTTCTCTGACTGCAAAAGATCTGAAAGGCCTGGAGACCAAACTTGAGAAAGGAATTAGTAGAATTAGGTCCAAAAAG AATGAACTCCTGTTTGCTGAGATTGAGTATATGCGAAAAAGG GAAATTGATTTGCACAACAACAATCAGATGCTTCGGGCAAAG ATAGCTGAGAGTGAAAGAAATGTGAACATGATGGGAGGAGAATTTGAGCTGATGCAATCTCATCCGTACGATCCAAGAGACTTCTTCCAAGTGAACGGCTTACAGCATAATCATCAATATCCACGCCAAGACAACATGGCTCTTCAATTAGTATaa
- the CAG3 gene encoding floral homeotic protein AGAMOUS isoform X1, whose amino-acid sequence MSKHYQSPLTRMIKEEGKGKLQIKGMFQNQEEKMSDSPQRKMGRGKIEIKRIENTTNRQVTFCKRRNGLLKKAYELSVLCDAEVALIVFSSRGRLYEYANNSVKATIDRYKKASSDSSNTGSTSEANTQFYQQEAAKLRVQIGNLQNSNRNMLGESLSSLTAKDLKGLETKLEKGISRIRSKKVGFHHCFLIIYLYISMRNKLVNNFLFLALSLFQNELLFAEIEYMRKREIDLHNNNQMLRAKIAESERNVNMMGGEFELMQSHPYDPRDFFQVNGLQHNHQYPRQDNMALQLV is encoded by the exons ATGTCCAAGCATTATCAGTCACCACTCACAAGAATGATtaaggaagaaggaaag GGTAAGTTGCAAATAAAGGGGATGTTCCAGAATCAAGAAGAGAAGATGTCAGACTCGCCTCAGAGGAAGATGGGAAGAGGAAAGATTGAGATTAAGAGGATTGAAAATACAACAAATCGTCAAGTCACTTTCTGTAAGAGAAGAAATGGGTTGCTTAAAAAAGCTTATGAACTTTCTGTTCTTTGTGATGCTGAAGTTGCTCTCATCGTTTTCTCAAGCCGTGGCCGCCTCTATGAATATGCTAACAACAG TGTGAAGGCAACAATTGATAGATATAAGAAAGCATCCTCAGATTCCTCCAACACTGGATCTACTTCTGAAGCTAACACTCAG TTTTATCAACAAGAAGCTGCCAAACTCCGAGTTCAGATTGGTAACTTACAGAACTCAAACAG GAACATGCTAGGCGAGTCTCTAAGTTCTCTGACTGCAAAAGATCTGAAAGGCCTGGAGACCAAACTTGAGAAAGGAATTAGTAGAATTAGGTCCAAAAAGGTTGGTTTTCATCattgtttcttaattatatatttatatatttctatgaGAAACAAATTAGTTaacaactttttgtttcttgctctctctctcttccagAATGAACTCCTGTTTGCTGAGATTGAGTATATGCGAAAAAGG GAAATTGATTTGCACAACAACAATCAGATGCTTCGGGCAAAG ATAGCTGAGAGTGAAAGAAATGTGAACATGATGGGAGGAGAATTTGAGCTGATGCAATCTCATCCGTACGATCCAAGAGACTTCTTCCAAGTGAACGGCTTACAGCATAATCATCAATATCCACGCCAAGACAACATGGCTCTTCAATTAGTATaa